In Deinococcus sp. Leaf326, one genomic interval encodes:
- a CDS encoding S24 family peptidase, which produces MPASLFLPRSPLQTHYTLQLSGIVQASIPFAPADDDDFDLMHSVEIMLRGTQYQPHARAFQVTGSSMDDGTARAIRHGDIVLVNSRDAFNTSRPCLFETPNGYIIKSRSLLRGKHVLVSKNPEVAPIVDMTDIRPCGSVYGVYLGPYRVRLL; this is translated from the coding sequence ATGCCCGCCAGCCTCTTTCTCCCCCGCAGCCCTCTGCAAACCCACTACACCCTCCAACTGTCTGGCATCGTGCAGGCCAGCATCCCTTTCGCCCCGGCGGATGATGACGATTTCGACCTGATGCACAGTGTGGAGATCATGTTGCGTGGCACGCAGTATCAGCCGCACGCGCGGGCCTTCCAAGTGACGGGTAGCAGTATGGACGATGGTACGGCGCGGGCGATCCGGCATGGAGACATCGTGCTGGTGAACAGCCGGGACGCGTTCAACACCTCGCGACCCTGCCTCTTCGAGACGCCGAACGGGTACATCATCAAGAGCCGTTCGCTGCTGCGCGGGAAGCATGTGCTGGTGAGTAAGAACCCGGAGGTGGCGCCGATTGTGGATATGACGGACATCCGGCCTTGTGGGAGCGTATACGGGGTCTACCTGGGGCCGTACCGGGTGCGCCTGCTATAG
- a CDS encoding S24 family peptidase, whose translation MGAPEPQPDGVNMTPNPGPHPAHWRQTFMDGTDMDPRIRDGESIYYDTDKVKPDKGVYVVRHDGRALVRRFSQLPTGPAWTADNPAFAHQFIPDSPAVTVLGKIYRVVGIRDGKALN comes from the coding sequence TTGGGCGCCCCTGAGCCACAGCCGGACGGCGTGAACATGACGCCCAACCCTGGCCCGCACCCGGCCCACTGGCGCCAGACGTTCATGGATGGCACCGACATGGACCCGCGCATTCGCGACGGCGAGAGCATCTACTACGACACCGACAAGGTCAAGCCGGACAAGGGCGTCTACGTGGTACGTCACGACGGCCGCGCCCTGGTGCGCCGCTTTTCCCAGTTGCCGACCGGTCCTGCATGGACAGCCGACAACCCGGCGTTCGCCCACCAGTTCATTCCCGACAGCCCTGCTGTCACTGTCCTCGGCAAGATTTACCGCGTGGTTGGCATCCGCGATGGTAAGGCCCTCAACTAA
- a CDS encoding helix-turn-helix transcriptional regulator, with protein MFNLDRLKTIREEKKLTQQQLSTLSGVAVQTIQKQEQGVQKDASLSIAGPLAAVLEVPIEQLCSTLFTSKNVIGPACGVPPTPTLQPTPRK; from the coding sequence ATGTTCAATCTTGACCGCCTCAAAACTATCCGGGAGGAGAAAAAGCTGACCCAGCAACAGCTTTCCACCCTATCGGGCGTGGCAGTCCAGACCATCCAGAAACAAGAGCAAGGTGTGCAGAAAGACGCCTCACTAAGTATTGCTGGTCCTCTCGCTGCCGTATTGGAGGTACCTATAGAGCAATTATGTTCAACGTTATTTACCAGTAAAAACGTAATCGGTCCTGCTTGCGGAGTCCCACCCACCCCTACGCTCCAGCCCACGCCTCGCAAGTAA